Part of the Verrucomicrobiia bacterium genome, TGGCTCCCGTCACGCGTACGAGGCTGACGCTGCCTTCAGCAAACGCGTTGGCCGCCTTTTCGACTTCCTTCTGCTTGGCGACGCTGTCGACGTCCCCCTTCACGACAAAGACTTCGTTGGAAGGAAAGACTTCGAACTTCGTCTCCGGCGCGATCTTGTTCAACACCTCGTAAAGAATGTCCGGGTCCTGCGTGACCGTGATGTCGAAGACCGTGACGCGGTTCATGTGGTCCCAGAGGATGATGTTGACCGAGCCTTCGTCTTTCGCGTTGAGCAGGATTTCATTGGGAGAAAGAATGACAGCGTCCACGATGTCAGGATTGGACACGGAAATGCGCGCGATGTTGCGCTGCAGTCTCATGAGATGGGAACGGCCCGCGACGAGCGACAGATGCCCCTTTTCCATCTCGATACTTTTCAGCCAGGTCGACTGGTTGATGTCGGTCAGGATCTGCGGGCCGGCGGACTTGGCGCTCTGGTTCAGCGCCTGTCCTTGTTCGCCCGTTTCCACGGAAGCCGCCGCGGGAGCCGTGGGAACAGTGACTGCGGAACCGTTGTCCTGAGCGGCCGGAGCGGACGGCAGCAAGCCGAACACAAAGGCCGTGAGAAGAATGGCGCTTTTGAAAGCTTTTGCTTTTACGTCACTGCATGCTTGTCGCATATTGTTCCTTACGCACGCCCCGGATGATCTCGACCAAGTCTTTCGGGACCTTCGGGGTTTCCGGTTCGAGGAGCTGGTTGGGGTCTACCTTGTCCTTCGCTTCGGGGAAGAAAAGCTCCTTCAAGGTAAAAAACTTTTCTTCGTCTTCCTCGTCCAGCGACCGGATCGAGAGATTCAAAGTGCCGCGCTTCATGGAAAACGCCAGCGTTTCCGCGCCTTCGGGCGTGACAGCCAGCGTGATGTCCATTTTTTTATTGCCGCCCGAAACACCGCCGCCTTCGGCTTGTTTCGAGACACCGATGACTCTCGCGTTTTCCACCAGCGTCAAACTATTGATGTCCCCTTTGGCGACATCGTACGTAAGAATGACGTCCACACGGTTTCCGATCTGGAGAAGTTCTGTGATGCTCGAAGGAAGCATCACAGGGATGGTCATGGCCCGGTACCCTTTCGGGATAAGGGCCGCAAGGTTGTCTCCCTCTGCCAGAATGTCGAGCTTCTTGATCATTTCGCCTTTGAGGACATTGCGCCGGACCACTTTCCCCATCACGTCCGAAACGTTCTCATAGACCATTTTCGGGTTGTAATTCCCGGAAGGGGCCAGGACATCAATATCGGATTTTTTGATGATCGAACCGATCGCAATATCGTTCACGGCGTGAACGACCAGTTTGACGTTGGAAGGAGCTGCCACGTTATTTTTGGCAGCCGGCGCCTTGGTCATTTGCAAGCTGAGCATGAACGCAGCGGCTCCGCTTACCAATGC contains:
- the cpaB gene encoding Flp pilus assembly protein CpaB, whose amino-acid sequence is MPRGRNPLILILALVSGAAAFMLSLQMTKAPAAKNNVAAPSNVKLVVHAVNDIAIGSIIKKSDIDVLAPSGNYNPKMVYENVSDVMGKVVRRNVLKGEMIKKLDILAEGDNLAALIPKGYRAMTIPVMLPSSITELLQIGNRVDVILTYDVAKGDINSLTLVENARVIGVSKQAEGGGVSGGNKKMDITLAVTPEGAETLAFSMKRGTLNLSIRSLDEEDEEKFFTLKELFFPEAKDKVDPNQLLEPETPKVPKDLVEIIRGVRKEQYATSMQ